The sequence CTGGAATGCTCACCCTTTCGCCCGTCTCACCCCACCCCTGCTTCCTTTAGCACCTGCCCCGTATACGACCGCTTCGACTTGGCAATCTCTTTCGGTGGTCCCTCCGCAACGATTTCTCCACCACGGTCTCCACCCTCAGGGCCCAAGTCAATGATCCAGTCGGCGTTCTTGATCACGTCCAAATTGTGTTCAATCACCAATACTGTATTTCCGGCCTCAACGAGTCGATCAAGCACATCTAATAACCTTTGCACGTCGGCGAAATGGAGGCCCGTCGTCGGCTCGTCGAGGATGTACATCGTGCGCCCTGTCGCACGTTTGGAAAGCTCGCGTGACAGTTTCACCCGCTGTGCTTCGCCGCCGGAGAGCGTCGTCGCGGATTGGCCGAGCTTCACATAGTGCAGGCCGACATCGTGCAGCGTCTGGAGCTTCGTCTTGATCAACGGAATGTGCTCAAAGAATTCCAACGCATCGTCCACCGTCATGTTCAGCACATCGGCGATGCTCTTGCCCTTGTGGAGAATCTCCAGCGTTTCACGGTTGTAGCGCTGCCCTTTGCACACCTCGCACGTGACATAGACATCCGGGAGAAAATGCATCTCGATCTTGATGAGCCCGTCGCCTTGACAGGCTTCGCAGCGCCCACCTTTGACATTGAAACTGTACCGTCCCGGCTTATAGCCACGAACACGCGATTCTGGAAGATTGGAATAGAGATCGCGGATGTAGCCGAACAGGCCCGTATAGGTCGCGGGATTGGAGCGTGGTGTCCGCCCAATCGGGGATTGATCGATGTCGATCACCTTGTCGAGGGCATCGACTCCTCTGAGCTCTTTGCACCCATCGATTTTCGGCTTTTTGTGGTAGAGCAGCTGCGAGAGCGAATGAAAGAGCACCTCCAATACCAACGTGCTCTTCCCCGATCCAGAGACCCCCGTGACACAGGTCAACAGACCCAGCGGAATACGCGCCGTGACATTCTTCAGATTGTGCTTCTGGGCCCCGACCACAAACAGTGTTCCCCTCGCCTTCCGCTGTCGCTGCGGCACCGACACGGTCTGAATGCCACGCAGGTATTGGCCGGTCAGCGAATCGGGATCACCCATGATCTGCTGAGGCGTCCCCTGTGCGATGACATGCCCGCCCTGTGAACCGGCACCAGGCCCCATGTCGAGAATGTGGTCAGCGGCAACCATCGTCTCCGCATCATGCTCGACGACCACCACCGTGTTGCCGAGATCACGCAATCGCAATAATGTCTGGAGCAATCTCCGGTTATCCCGCTGATGGAGTCCAATAGAAGGTTCGTCCAGAATGTACAACACTCCGACCAGCCCTGACCCGATTTGCGTCGCCAAACGAATCCGTTGCCCCTCGCCGCCAGACAGCGTTGCCGCTGCCCGATCGAGCGTCAGGTAGTCCAGTCCGACATTGACGAGAAAACCGAGCCGCTCACGAATTTCTTTGAGAATCCGATGCGCGATCACGAGTTCACGGTCGCTGAACTTGAGCGAGAGAAAAAAGTCAGCCGCCGCCCTAACCGAAAGGCTAGTTACCTCGGCAATCGACTGTTTCGCCAGCTTGATGGAGAGACTCTCCGGCCTCAGCCTCGCTCCATGACAGACAGTGCAGGGTTCCAATAGGGAGAAGTCCTCCTCCGGACAACTTGGAGGCATGACATAGCCGATCCCATCGCAAGCCGGACAGGCACCGTGGGGGCTATTGAACGAAAACACTCGCGGTGTGACTTCGGGGTAACTGACACCGCACCTGATGCAAGCGAGTCTGTCGCTGTACAACCTGGTCTTCCCGTCTTCGGTCAGCACCCCGACTAGCCCCCCAGTGAGCTTGACCGACGTTTCAACTGAATCGGCCAGTCGCCGCATGAGGGCATCACCGGATTTCATGACCAGCCGATCGACGATGATCTCAATCGTATGTTTTTTCTGTTTATCCAGCGAGATCTCCTCGCCGAGATCAACAATTTTTCCGTCGACGCGGGCGCGGACATAGCCCGCCTTGCGCATCTCCAAGAGCTCTTTGCGGTATTCGCCCTTTCGCCCACGCACGATCGGCGCCAAAACCTGAAACTTCACGCCTTCCGGCAGTGAGGCAATCGCATCGACCATCTGCTGGACGGTTTGCGCGGCAATCTCTTCCCCACATTGAAAACAGTACGGATGCCCGACCCGGGCGAAAAGGAGCCGGAGATAGTCATAGATCTCCGTAACGGTGCCGACGGTGGAACGAGGATTGTGGCTGGTGCTCTTCTGCTCAATGGAGATGGCGGGGGACAGACCTTCAATCGAATCGACATCCGGCTTCCCCATCTGTTCGAGAAACTGTCGCGCATACGCCGATAACGATTCGACATACCTCCGCTGCCCTTCCGCATAGATGGTATCGAAGGCCAACGACGACTTGCCGGACCCGCTCAAACCGGTGATCACGACCAGCTTGTCGCGTGGGATCTCCACGTCGATGTTCTTGAGATTGTGCTCCCGCGCACCTTTGATGACGATGGAATTTCCCATAGGAGGCGGGATTATACCACGCGATAAAATCAGATCGTGGACTTACGATCGCTGGCGGGGTCTGCTGCGAGTCCCATCGAGGGCTTCGCCCCAGCGAATCAGAAATGCTGTTACGAACTCATGTTCCTCCGCAGGCGGAACCGCCAGACGAGCCAAGGCAAACGCGACTGCCAATGCGATATGATAGCCCTCCGAACGTGACGCGACAGCGCGGCGATAGGCAGGATGCGTGTCGTTGATGACGACGGTGGACTCGATCAGGCGCCCGAGGTCCGGATCTCCCTCGTGTGACTCGAACCGGATGGTAAGCCCGTAACGACCCGGCCGGGACCGTCCTTTGCCTCCAGGCACAACGGCGACACCGGGTGAGGATTCCGGTTGAGATTGCGGCTCTCCTGGCGACTCTTCAGGCGGCAGTTGGACTTCGACTGGGTCTTGTATCGCTTCCGGGGGAATGCCTGCCTCCTCAGCGACCTCCGCGTCGGTCATCACAGACATCGCAAAGACCGCGTGCCCGTCCTCGGCCGCCGACGTGGCTTGCCCCAGGGGCAAACGCTTCTGCCCGCCGGCTCGCCGCTCAACCAGCGAAGCCAACAGCGGAAACTCTTCAGCCAGATCCACCAAAACCGTTTCCAGATCACGCTCCATCGGCCGCACTGCCCGACGACCGGCTCTGTCTCCGGATTCCCGAATATCTCCCCAACGGGCCAGCTGCTGCGAGACCGCTTCTTGGATGGCCTTGCGATACCCAAGGTACAACCCGCCCCTTGTGCCGACTCGGACGAAGTCTCCCTTGTTCAGCGTCAGCGCCTCAGCCAGCGCCGGAGCTTCAATCATTCCGGTCATTCTGTCCGGTGCTGTCGGCGTGATCCCCAGCCAGTCCCATCCACGTTTGATGACCTTGCCGAATGTGCTGATCGCCAAGCCTCGCTGGTCCTCCGGAAACGGAACCTCACTTCGCAACAAGTAGCCAACTGCCGCCG is a genomic window of Candidatus Nitrospira kreftii containing:
- a CDS encoding UvrABC system protein A, with protein sequence MGNSIVIKGAREHNLKNIDVEIPRDKLVVITGLSGSGKSSLAFDTIYAEGQRRYVESLSAYARQFLEQMGKPDVDSIEGLSPAISIEQKSTSHNPRSTVGTVTEIYDYLRLLFARVGHPYCFQCGEEIAAQTVQQMVDAIASLPEGVKFQVLAPIVRGRKGEYRKELLEMRKAGYVRARVDGKIVDLGEEISLDKQKKHTIEIIVDRLVMKSGDALMRRLADSVETSVKLTGGLVGVLTEDGKTRLYSDRLACIRCGVSYPEVTPRVFSFNSPHGACPACDGIGYVMPPSCPEEDFSLLEPCTVCHGARLRPESLSIKLAKQSIAEVTSLSVRAAADFFLSLKFSDRELVIAHRILKEIRERLGFLVNVGLDYLTLDRAAATLSGGEGQRIRLATQIGSGLVGVLYILDEPSIGLHQRDNRRLLQTLLRLRDLGNTVVVVEHDAETMVAADHILDMGPGAGSQGGHVIAQGTPQQIMGDPDSLTGQYLRGIQTVSVPQRQRKARGTLFVVGAQKHNLKNVTARIPLGLLTCVTGVSGSGKSTLVLEVLFHSLSQLLYHKKPKIDGCKELRGVDALDKVIDIDQSPIGRTPRSNPATYTGLFGYIRDLYSNLPESRVRGYKPGRYSFNVKGGRCEACQGDGLIKIEMHFLPDVYVTCEVCKGQRYNRETLEILHKGKSIADVLNMTVDDALEFFEHIPLIKTKLQTLHDVGLHYVKLGQSATTLSGGEAQRVKLSRELSKRATGRTMYILDEPTTGLHFADVQRLLDVLDRLVEAGNTVLVIEHNLDVIKNADWIIDLGPEGGDRGGEIVAEGPPKEIAKSKRSYTGQVLKEAGVG
- a CDS encoding hypothetical protein (conserved protein of unknown function); the encoded protein is MGETRVDLQHLLEDLRDAYPGALEETILTEVVANSLDSGATCLRLTADPASSTLTIVDDGSGMRRRDLVRYHDLAASTKTRGHGIGFAGVGIKLGLLVCEDVVTETRRGKEYVASRWHLAGRHKAPWKWVPPLGLVAEHGTAVQLKLHNALSPLLDKGYIEGSLRRQYQPLLEPEFDEMLAAYYPKGFRFEVNGRILERRQAQGAEVSKLAVCLARKRKPAAVGYLLRSEVPFPEDQRGLAISTFGKVIKRGWDWLGITPTAPDRMTGMIEAPALAEALTLNKGDFVRVGTRGGLYLGYRKAIQEAVSQQLARWGDIRESGDRAGRRAVRPMERDLETVLVDLAEEFPLLASLVERRAGGQKRLPLGQATSAAEDGHAVFAMSVMTDAEVAEEAGIPPEAIQDPVEVQLPPEESPGEPQSQPESSPGVAVVPGGKGRSRPGRYGLTIRFESHEGDPDLGRLIESTVVINDTHPAYRRAVASRSEGYHIALAVAFALARLAVPPAEEHEFVTAFLIRWGEALDGTRSRPRQRS